ACGTCTGTATAAATACCTAGCTGACATTAAGAATACATCACTACAATAACTACAGTTAAAGATGCCGTGCAAgtggaactgaactgaacttgtGACCAGTGGAATCTCTGCTGTAGTGTGACTAAAATGTTGATGATGTAACGCTAGCCTTGTGTGGCCAGGTGTACATTAACGTATCTATCTAGAGACAAATGTGGACTAAATCTGGGTGGATCAGAAGTCTTTGACAAAAAGCACAGAGAAATATGGAAATTATAAGTGGGCCTGAAGAGATAAAGCCAGTAGGCATAGAATTCCTTTTCGATGTGCTACTAGTCCATAATTTCAACGAGTATGTAAAACTGCTGTCAGTCACGTAAGTGCCAGTCTCATCTGGCACCACCACACTAATGTCATAGAAACTAGCGGCCCCTCACCTGGAGAACGGGAGGCACTGCAGGTGAAGCCGGGGCTGTTTCTCACAGTCGAGCACGGTGTCGGGGAGTGGGATGCCACTGGTCTCGGGCAGCAGTAGGCACAGCGCTGCTCCCAGGAAGGGCCCGCTGCTGTAGCAGATCATGGCGGGCAGCGGTATCTCACCCCGCGGTGCCACCAGCGCGTTGACTATGCTGCCAATGCGGTAACACACGTTCACCATCCCAAAGCATTTCTGTCTTTGAGGAACAAAAAGCAGGAAAATTATGTTGAAATGATGTCTTAGGGTTTGAAAGTGGGTCATCTGCCCAACACACTTTCTGCCAGAGATTGACAAGAAAACATGCACCATACATTAACAAACCCTCCTGATTGAGATGTGTTAAAATGTTATGTCATATTATGTTGATGCCAATATCATcagtaataatgtgaaatggaaaataaataaatagaagaAAGCGTTTCCTCATTCATATATGAAAACCCAACTCAGGCATGATAATGTCGACACAATCACAGGCCGTCCTTGCAAACTGACTGACTAAAGCAGTGAGGTACATGCTCTCTTTGTATACATTTCCTATATGGACCTCTCATATAGGATGAACACGGGATGTTGTCCACAGTGTGTCTAAGCAGGCTTAATGCTTTCTCTGAGTAATCTAATGCCTTTCACATAATAATCACATTTGTAATGCCTTCAGAGGGCAGTCTAATGCTTTTTGATACACTTTTAACATTCATTAGGAATGGATACCGTGGCGGCgatgtttttttctcagtaTAGAGGCTTCTCTAACACATTAGTACACGCAAAGGCTTCCAGTTGTTTGAGATGCCTCCATATTGTAAATACAAGAAgaaaatataattataaaatgCTGATTAGGTGCAAAAGATAACTTTTTGTATGGATGTTCTTGTATATGCTGAATTAATGCAAAAGTTTCTAATCAAACTGAATAAGACTAAAGACTAATATTACTTCTTAATTACTTATGAACTAAGAATTAACTTAATTCATATTAATGTCAACCTGACCCAATGGCAGATTTTTTGGCACTGAATTACTGGATCACAGGACGTGTGTCAATGACAAACCAAGGATGCCAATGGCAAACTTACCTGATTACTGTTGGGAAAAGCTCTATTCCgtacagcagagacacacaggacgTGGACTGCATACACAGTTTTGCCATTAGGGCCAGAGTCATCACCAACGGGGGCAAGTCTGGTACAAGACAGCACCGCAAGTCATGTCTGACAGTCAAACAGATCTTATCCCTCTTTTCCTACCTGGTAGAGCAGGGCACTAAAACATTGTACAGGATCTGTGTCTACAGGATGGATAGCTGCTATGCTATAAACCACTTTGATTAAagatgtctgctaaatgaatactAAAGGAATAAAGTGCAGCTAATGTCATGCAAAAGAAACGGAGGAGCCCCTGTTGTTTTGGGAATGCGTCTAAGCACACTGACGAAGTCTGCAAGAGCTCTCCTTCTAAGGCGGCTTGTTTATACAGTGCCAAATGAGGCAAGGCCTTGGCAGGATCTCAGCCTAGCCAGAGGTCAGAATGAACATTAGTTATTCAAGAACTCCAGTGAGCTACTGGAGATTCCAGCCTGTTGTGAACGTGCATTCCCTGGTGAGAACTGGGCTCCGACGTTGTTAAAGTTCAGTCGAAAGCTTGGCTCGCCACATGCACACCCTTTTGCCTCTTGATATTGAAAACCAGTCTTAGAGGATTTAACCACAGGGCTATAACAGCAACTTGATCTGTTATGTAGAAAGTCTAAAAACGATCTGTGAGTCAACGACTGGAACAACAACCCCTTAATACTCTAGGGCCCCTTTTTAAAAACCTGTTTACCAGTTCTCCAATAACCATTCGCCTTACCTTACTTCTTTGAATTGATGAATGTAATAAATGGTCAGTATGTATAACTTTCTATAAATATAATGTTAGTCCTTCGCTTGTATGCTCTATTATACCTCAGAGCAGAAAATCAATAACAACATATTGTGAGTAACACCCATACATTACTGTCGAAAAGGTGCCTTTGATCGTGGCAAAAGATTATTGATATTTGAATATTCAGTCAATCaaacacacccctcccttcagtgTTCCTTAAGCAACGTTGTTGATCGGCTGGATAGGTGtaaagccactttgtttgtttcctatttacagaACCAGGACCTTGTaggaacacacagcacacacacagaacggacagctagagaacCATGAGGAGctaattcgctgaatttgagaAGTGTGTTGGATTGAaaatcaaggactgcacctttaatcgTGAGTGAGGCCACCACAGCTTACCACAGAACTTGGACACCATGAGGGATGTGAAGCTGGCAACGCCACTGACGAGGAGAGACATCATAGTGAAAGCCCTCCGCCCGCAGCGGGACAGCAGAAAGGGCAGAAACAACGAGGGTGCCTCTGACAGCCCCGAGAAGAACTGGGCCAGGTAGATATTTACCCCAAAGTGCCCCACGCTGAAGGAGATCCCATAGTAGGTGAGTGCAGATGCCAGCCTGTgacagaggagagtggaggatgTATTCACATGGTAAGCCAGTGAATGCCTGTCTTGACACTACAACCAGTAGATGACACATCTGGTTCTACTGCATATCAGTCGGCGAAGCATGTGTCTTCAATGACGAATGCCAATAGTCACAGGTTTGGGATAAGGGTTAGGCATGGGTGCATGTGTGGTTTGTCAAAGGGAAGAGTGTCTCTTTGtttgcacaggcacacaggttACATGGCTGCCTGGCAACCaaagagaggatgaaggagagacAAAAAGTGAATGGGGGCAGGGGTTTAGATGGTcttgtgtgtggagctgtgtgtgtgtgtgtgtgtgtgtgtgtgtgtgtgtgtgtgtgtgtgtgtgtttgattggatGTAGGTACAGGGCCAAAACCTAGAAGATTGGGTTAAAGTTCAGGGTAAAGTTAAGGACAGGTTGACAGGTGATGGAGTGAGGGTTAGGTTTAAAGTTAGGGTaaaggttagggtcagggtttcGCCTAAGGAGGAAGTTTGCTCAATAGCTACAAACTCGAAGACAGTTGCTCTTTCCGGGTTCTTTTGATTTAAAATTGTCAACCAtcatgcttttatcacaaaGACAATGCATCAATGTGTTATTGAATATCAGAAAGTGGTGAAGAAATGTACTGAATGACAGTTGTGTCACTGAGTAATAGATCTTTAATATGTGATGAAACAACTCGTCCCCGCTGGTTTCTGTTGAACAATTAtgtgtgtgacctttgacctttgttaCAGCACAGAGAACGAGATTCCAAAGTGTCAAAGGTTTGAGAGACTCAGTCTCCTCAAGACAGCTTGATTACAAAATAGATACAGAAATACTGAGAAAGTGTAACAATACAACGTCAGTGTCAATGAGTTCACTGGATCTATAAACTAGATATGTCAACAGAGGATCTCTGGGAGTACTGGATTAAAATTGAGTTTGATTTaatccataaataaataaacatacataagTTCTGTAGTCTCCAGAGGAAATTCTTAAAGGAAAACAGTTTCAGTCAGAAATGTAAGTCTACAGGTTACTTCAGTTTGAGTAATTTTTGGAGTATGTTCACTTACCTACCCAATAAAACCCATGATCAGCAGTCGAAGTATGATGGTGGGCGATTTGAACTGCGTGATATGGGAGGTTTGGTCATTCTGGCTCTTTTCCATGTTGCCTTTCTGAATCTCACTCTCCAAGGACTCTAGCAGCTGGGAGAGCAGGAAGACGATGATCTCCTCTGAGTCTCCACCTCAAAAGCATAACCTCTTGTGTTGATGGTTCTGATTTGTTTTTTGGCAATGCAACAGGCCTCAAGGCCTCACCCAAGTCATTTGGAATACATAACAAGAACCACTCTACAGTTCTAACAGGGTGTTCTTTGTTTTACATAACAAGTTCCACAGTTCAGAGTTTAGTGTGTTATAAGTGTCTTGTCAGTGAGTTACCTGGTCAAGGCAGTTCTTGTCTTCGGGACTTCTGGCACGATACATATTTATCACATCCGATCTTTTGTTCAATAGCAGCCAACGGGGGGATTCTGGTATGGAACTAATCAATGAAGAAAAGTCAGAGATGTTTCTCTAAGAAGTGTTTTAGTTATAATAGACAGGGTTGGGGAGTAGCCTAACTAGTACATGTAACAGAGCTTTGTAATTCaattacaaaatcaatgtaaTTAAATTAGATGTTAAAggtaattaaattacagttactaatcaaaatgtagATGGTTACAAGGGGGTTATATCTGAATATATTATTATCTGTAAAAAATCGTTAAAGCttatgtagaatataacatttTGCTGTCtagtttttgattggttctccTGTTTCCAATTGAAAATGATACAATGTAATAActttgattaattaatttcttattacattttgaacagGGCAACTAGTTATCTataacctattacatttcaaaagtaacttTCCCAACCAATATAGTACGTTGAGCAAAGATGGTATATGAAATCAGTAATATGCACATTTAGATTACATTGTTGTGAACAGAATTTCacatttttataaaaacgaCCCGCACCAtagaatgaaataaatgaacttTTAGCAAAACCTGAGACGCACAAGTAAAGTGGAAGGCAAATAATCTGCGGGAGGGAAAGCATGAGATGAAACTGCATCCATCCTCGCGAGGCATAAGCCACGCCAGCCAGACACATCATGCCCACGCTAAAGCTGAACGACAGAAGTGTCGGGGGCCAAATCCGGCCCTCTGGAAGACTCCACTCCACCCCTGGAGGACAACATTGTTAGAGAAATTGTTAAAGGATGCGTCTGTGAATGTTTGCAGATATGTGTAGTTTGAGTGTTTAAACCAGGCTTCAACAGAACCTTATATGAGGAAACAGTCCTACCTAAACTAAAGCTGCACATGTGGATGCCACAACAGGTGATCCCCGTGATACACCGAGCAGCGAGGTAAAAGGTTGAATAAGGTAGAAGCGCTGTCGCCAGCGGCATGGTTGCCTGTACACAGCAGCAACCCAGGAGAAGGATTCTTTTGCCATATCTAATTTTGAAATAAATAGATTAATAAGCAATATAATGTATGTATTACTGTGTGTACATTTTATAATGTAATCGTTTCTGGGTAGTTGGCAGTGGGCTGACTAGGGCAGTAAAGGTTAACCTATAATATTCAAGTCTTAAACAAAAAGGCTATTCCTTCAATCCACATTTGAGTGCCATACCTGTCGGAGAGCACACCAGAAAATGCCGATCCGATCAACAGTCCCATCATGAACATGGTCTGTGCATAGGCCATGATACCGGTGTCCATGCATGTTGAGTTCTGCAGCTCAACACATCGACGAACAAATCAGTCGATTCTCCAAATAGCACACGAGCATTTTTCATTGATTGACAGTGTAGTTTGGCTTTAGTTTTGGGGCTCCTCGCAATTTAAAACAGGTGAGAGAGTCACAGATCAATCTTTGAGACTGTAATAAGACTTAGGGTCAACAGGGGTGTCAAGACGGTGAACGACAGCCAAATACTATTCTTGTCTAGGATCATTTACAACACCCATACGTGAAGAAGTAGCCTATAGCTTGAAATCGCGGGAGCCACAATTTCAGTCACTCTAGTTTAAACTAAACTGGTGTAAAGTCAGGATTATTTTCCCCACCAACGTCCTCACTGGTTGGTGTTACTTACAAAAGAGAAAGGCATATTATGAATCTGTTTAATGACAGGCTAAAGTGAACACATTCTACAAATGTCCCTGCACATGGCTGACAGTTATTAACATCTCGACATAATGTCGCGGTTCTGAAACTCACTTTTGCATCTTCACTGCTGTTGTCAACTGACCAGATTTTATGTGACACGTTTTCTTGAGACTTCTGCTTGAAACCGCGAATCCCGATGTCATCCACGGCAATGCACAAACTGCTGTGAGTTGAGAACACgtccaagaaaaaaagaaatgccgTAAAAAATATGACCAGGCTCAACTTCCAGCAAACGCTCCTTTGCAATGTCCCCAAGGGAAAACAACGGGTAGTGAGCGGATGCATTACTGAGGCGTTACGACAATCCCCATAGGAAGAAGTGCTCTTCCCCCCACTCTTATTATATTACTTGCTCTGTTATAAAACTATAACGCGACACCAGAATAAGCTTCAGAAAAAGCTCCACACAACCCAGACAATGCTGAGCAATCCCAGACCATTCAAGATAAGCGGTGGTAACAGTTGTTAGTACAGTACACATGTCCTGCAGACACGCCCCTCTGTTACGTAAGAGACGTCTAATTCGCTGATACGGAGAAAGGCCTACACGCGACTGAAGACTCCATCTAGACTACCCCAGAACATGGGAGGGTCGTTTGACATGTAACAGTGTGCGATATCTTCGATTCAAATTTCTGAGATATG
Above is a window of Clupea harengus chromosome 14, Ch_v2.0.2, whole genome shotgun sequence DNA encoding:
- the LOC105908366 gene encoding solute carrier family 22 member 8, translated to MHPLTTRCFPLGTLQRSVCWKLSLVIFFTAFLFFLDVFSTHSSLCIAVDDIGIRGFKQKSQENVSHKIWSVDNSSEDAKNSTCMDTGIMAYAQTMFMMGLLIGSAFSGVLSDRYGKRILLLGCCCVQATMPLATALLPYSTFYLAARCITGITCCGIHMCSFSLGVEWSLPEGRIWPPTLLSFSFSVGMMCLAGVAYASRGWMQFHLMLSLPQIICLPLYFSIPESPRWLLLNKRSDVINMYRARSPEDKNCLDQLLESLESEIQKGNMEKSQNDQTSHITQFKSPTIILRLLIMGFIGLASALTYYGISFSVGHFGVNIYLAQFFSGLSEAPSLFLPFLLSRCGRRAFTMMSLLVSGVASFTSLMVSKFCDLPPLVMTLALMAKLCMQSTSCVSLLYGIELFPTVIRQKCFGMVNVCYRIGSIVNALVAPRGEIPLPAMICYSSGPFLGAALCLLLPETSGIPLPDTVLDCEKQPRLHLQCLPFSRVPPDRTLEGEDSDMKEKLALESEFKKAALPTETSQPPYVA